Proteins encoded together in one Candidatus Omnitrophota bacterium window:
- the xerD gene encoding site-specific tyrosine recombinase XerD — translation MKEYLQEFLNHLFVERGLAKNTIMAYQRDLMQYIQYFSRRGIKDPDAIKRSDITGYMEKQKIRGLSASSICRSLAATRMFHRFLVRERLAKEDPTHLLETPKMWQRVPDVLTSNEIEEIIKTSQGRKWQQIRDNAILELLYASGMRVSELVDLKVESINTEIGYVRCIGKGQKERIVPIGRKARDSIIKYLEKVRGKLLKTEFSSSLFVSRLGKKISRQSIWKIIKHYAKLANIKKEIKTHTLRHSFATHLLEHGADLRSVQEMLGHSDISTTQIYTHVDRERLKTVHKQFHPRP, via the coding sequence ATGAAAGAGTATCTTCAGGAGTTTCTTAATCATTTATTTGTTGAGCGCGGATTAGCTAAAAATACAATCATGGCTTATCAGCGTGATCTTATGCAATATATTCAGTATTTCTCTCGCCGAGGTATTAAAGATCCAGATGCCATAAAAAGAAGCGATATTACAGGGTATATGGAAAAACAGAAGATAAGGGGTCTTTCGGCTAGCTCGATTTGCCGTAGTTTGGCGGCAACAAGAATGTTTCATCGTTTTTTGGTTCGAGAGCGATTAGCTAAAGAGGATCCGACACATCTTTTAGAGACACCAAAGATGTGGCAGCGAGTTCCAGACGTTTTAACGTCAAACGAAATTGAAGAGATTATCAAAACTTCTCAGGGACGTAAGTGGCAGCAGATTAGGGATAATGCTATTTTGGAGCTTTTGTATGCAAGCGGTATGCGCGTTTCTGAACTTGTTGATTTAAAGGTGGAGAGTATTAACACAGAAATTGGCTATGTTCGATGTATTGGAAAAGGTCAAAAAGAACGCATTGTTCCCATCGGACGAAAGGCGAGAGATTCTATTATCAAGTATTTAGAAAAAGTTCGAGGCAAGCTTCTCAAAACAGAGTTTAGCTCGTCTTTGTTTGTTAGCCGTTTGGGAAAAAAGATAAGTCGTCAGAGTATTTGGAAGATTATCAAACATTATGCAAAGCTTGCGAACATCAAAAAAGAAATCAAGACGCACACCCTTCGTCATTCTTTTGCGACCCATCTTTTGGAGCATGGTGCTGACTTGAGGTCCGTCCAAGAAATGTTAGGACATTCAGATATATCAACAACTCAAATTTATACTCATGTTGACAGGGAGCGATTAAAAACGGTTCATAAGCAATTTCACCCAAGGCCTTAA
- the ligA gene encoding NAD-dependent DNA ligase LigA translates to MSDQKRKEIEQLRKDLEYHNYRYYVLSDPIISDKEYDDLLKSLLDLEKKSPQYFSKNSPTQRVGVKMESSGGGVTHSSKMYSLDNTYSIDELLEWKARVEKNCPNQKIQYTVELKIDGVSASLRYREGQFVLGATRGDGVIGEDITANLRTIRSVPLQILSGDLKSIPKNFEVRAEIYMTKSDFEKLNEQRKKEGEPIFANARNATSGSVKLLDSTVTAKRRLSSFVHSRGVFEDNLEVASQWDFLNLMKTCGFCVDPNSRLCKSFEEVVSYCKEFESKRNKIPYEVDGVVIKVNSFRQQESLGATSKSPRWAVAYKFLAQQATTTIKDIVVQVGRTGVLTPVAELEPVECAGVTISRATLHNFDEIERLGVQQGDRVLLERAGDVIPKIIKVIDFSKKESRLPFSVPKKCPECESAVIRENDDEVAYRCVNLSCPKQVERRLIHFASRNAMDIEGLGESVVKELLEKKLVQSFSDIYILKKKDLLTLNLFKEKKADNLLKAIEKSKKQPLARLLFALGIEHIGEKAAYVLATKFLNMENICNARFDDFTSIAEIGDVMAESLIRFLKQGVTKKLISQLRNFGVNMAQPEEKEKGTVLSGKKFVLTGELKQWTRNEVTAIIKKLGGDIVGSVSKNTTFVLTGENPGSKYQKALKLGVSILSETKFKEMIDA, encoded by the coding sequence ATGAGTGATCAAAAAAGAAAAGAAATCGAGCAGTTACGCAAAGATCTTGAATATCATAATTATCGATATTATGTTTTAAGCGATCCTATTATTTCAGATAAAGAGTATGATGATTTGCTTAAAAGTTTGCTTGATTTAGAAAAGAAATCTCCCCAATATTTCTCTAAGAATTCTCCTACTCAGCGTGTTGGCGTTAAAATGGAGTCTTCGGGCGGAGGCGTCACGCATAGTTCAAAAATGTATTCTTTGGATAATACATATTCTATTGATGAGTTACTTGAATGGAAAGCAAGAGTTGAGAAAAATTGTCCCAATCAAAAGATTCAATATACAGTTGAGCTCAAAATCGACGGTGTTAGTGCTTCTTTGAGATATCGGGAAGGACAGTTTGTTCTTGGCGCAACACGTGGTGATGGAGTGATAGGAGAGGACATAACGGCAAACTTAAGAACCATTCGCTCTGTTCCTTTGCAAATTTTATCAGGTGATTTGAAGAGTATTCCAAAGAATTTTGAAGTGCGTGCCGAAATTTATATGACGAAATCTGACTTTGAAAAACTTAATGAGCAGAGGAAAAAAGAAGGGGAACCAATTTTTGCAAATGCCCGTAATGCCACAAGCGGATCGGTAAAACTTTTAGATTCAACGGTCACTGCTAAACGGCGGCTAAGTTCTTTTGTTCACTCTAGGGGAGTTTTTGAAGATAATTTAGAGGTGGCATCTCAGTGGGATTTTTTGAATTTAATGAAAACTTGCGGGTTTTGTGTTGATCCTAATAGCCGATTGTGTAAAAGTTTTGAAGAAGTTGTTTCGTATTGTAAGGAATTTGAGAGCAAGCGAAATAAGATTCCGTATGAAGTTGATGGAGTTGTGATCAAGGTCAATTCTTTTCGTCAGCAGGAAAGCTTGGGCGCGACTTCAAAAAGTCCACGATGGGCTGTTGCGTATAAATTTCTAGCACAGCAAGCGACCACAACAATCAAAGATATTGTTGTTCAGGTTGGCCGCACTGGAGTTTTGACGCCTGTTGCTGAGCTTGAACCTGTGGAATGTGCTGGGGTTACAATTTCTCGTGCAACGCTTCACAATTTTGATGAGATTGAACGACTTGGCGTGCAGCAGGGTGATCGTGTTTTGCTTGAGCGTGCCGGTGATGTTATTCCTAAGATTATTAAGGTCATTGATTTCTCGAAAAAAGAGAGTCGGTTACCGTTTTCTGTGCCTAAAAAATGTCCTGAGTGTGAAAGTGCGGTTATTAGAGAAAATGATGACGAAGTCGCGTATCGTTGTGTTAATTTGTCTTGTCCAAAGCAAGTTGAGCGCAGGCTTATTCATTTTGCATCGCGTAACGCAATGGATATCGAAGGGCTAGGCGAGTCTGTTGTTAAGGAGTTGTTGGAAAAGAAATTAGTTCAAAGTTTTTCAGATATTTATATATTAAAAAAGAAAGACCTTTTAACTTTAAATTTATTTAAAGAAAAGAAAGCAGATAATCTTCTTAAGGCAATCGAAAAGAGTAAGAAACAGCCTCTTGCGCGATTATTGTTTGCGTTAGGTATCGAGCATATTGGCGAAAAAGCAGCCTATGTTTTAGCGACTAAATTCTTGAATATGGAGAATATTTGTAACGCAAGATTCGACGATTTCACTTCTATTGCAGAGATTGGCGACGTGATGGCGGAGTCGTTGATACGTTTTTTAAAACAAGGCGTAACAAAAAAGCTTATATCGCAGTTAAGAAACTTTGGTGTGAATATGGCGCAGCCAGAAGAAAAAGAAAAAGGGACTGTTTTAAGTGGAAAGAAGTTTGTTTTAACAGGTGAGTTGAAGCAATGGACTCGAAATGAGGTAACGGCTATTATAAAAAAATTAGGAGGAGATATTGTTGGATCGGTGAGCAAAAACACAACTTTTGTTTTAACTGGGGAGAATCCTGGATCAAAATACCAGAAAGCCTTGAAGTTAGGCGTTTCTATTTTAAGTGAAACTAAATTTAAGGAGATGATTGATGCGTAA
- a CDS encoding bifunctional oligoribonuclease/PAP phosphatase NrnA, whose product MNIKRISSAIRKSQRILITAHVSPDLDALCCELVMTDYLKSIGKKVLIANADGLPDMYQFLKGGKQIKKVQKISRQYDLVIIFDCGDLNRIGSIKDILPKNVPIVNIDHHVTNKLFGTYNLVKPKASSSAEVLFEFLMKEKFALTKNIAELLYLGILTDTGSFRYQTTTAYTHEIAARLLEFKLPVYPLYNQVYENLSESDLKIFLEAVKNFTSIEKGKILCVELKKRILLKAGERFDLRDKIFSFLRMIKNNEVIVIFTEVSSLLTKVNFRSSGRINVASIASQYAGGGHKAASGCRYPGNLKSAKKNVLALLRKQF is encoded by the coding sequence ATGAACATTAAGAGAATCTCTAGCGCAATCAGGAAGTCGCAACGAATTTTAATCACAGCTCATGTTAGTCCAGACTTGGATGCGTTGTGTTGCGAGCTTGTTATGACTGATTATTTAAAATCTATTGGCAAGAAAGTTTTGATTGCTAATGCTGATGGTTTGCCAGATATGTATCAATTTTTAAAAGGTGGTAAACAAATTAAGAAAGTACAGAAAATATCTCGTCAATATGATTTGGTCATTATTTTTGATTGTGGAGATTTAAACCGCATAGGAAGCATCAAAGATATTTTGCCAAAGAATGTTCCGATTGTTAATATTGATCATCATGTGACAAATAAATTATTTGGCACATATAATTTGGTTAAGCCTAAGGCTTCTTCAAGCGCAGAGGTTTTATTTGAGTTTTTAATGAAAGAGAAATTCGCACTTACTAAAAATATAGCGGAACTTCTTTATTTAGGAATTTTAACGGATACAGGTTCTTTTCGCTATCAGACAACAACCGCCTATACGCATGAGATTGCCGCAAGGCTCTTAGAATTTAAGCTCCCGGTTTATCCTTTGTATAATCAGGTTTACGAGAATCTTAGTGAAAGCGATTTAAAGATTTTTTTGGAAGCGGTGAAAAATTTTACGTCTATTGAGAAGGGAAAGATTTTATGCGTTGAATTAAAGAAAAGAATTTTATTAAAGGCAGGGGAAAGATTTGATTTGAGAGATAAGATTTTTTCATTTCTTAGAATGATTAAAAATAATGAAGTGATTGTTATTTTTACAGAAGTTTCTTCTTTATTAACAAAAGTAAACTTTCGATCTTCTGGGAGAATTAATGTGGCATCAATCGCAAGTCAATATGCAGGTGGGGGCCATAAGGCGGCTAGCGGGTGTCGATATCCAGGAAACTTAAAGAGTGCTAAAAAAAATGTGTTAGCGCTTTTAAGAAAACAATTTTAA
- a CDS encoding CCA tRNA nucleotidyltransferase — MTKILFQSLPDHILKLIKSIGAYADQRNVSAYLVGGIVRDLILGKENLDIDIVLEVNAIDFAKTFAKENGFSFVAHSKFMTASMHQENNIRIDFTTARKESYSSSGALPDVSPATIQADLFRRDFTMNAIAVSINKGKFGEIVDFYDGQGDLEQRKIRVFHDKSFIDDPTRILRAIRFEQRFDFELDVDTMNILKDTLEQDIIYNVTLGRYFEEFKKICEEQSPAKCLRRLFSLKILQKIFPDFSLDEDRLKLIESIEIYLSVSKLENFPVSRWLVYFMAFVDDLSLKDTKNLLDKFLIPKKDQKKIISLKTQREIIERLCYEKMRPSQIQKVLSDLSNEEIIFFSCRNNNPSVSKCIDNFLDHYRWATLSISGEDLKEIGFKDGKRIGVILEYLLAKKIDGKIKTKKDELREAEKEFYTRSL, encoded by the coding sequence ATGACAAAGATTTTATTTCAGAGCTTACCAGATCATATTTTAAAGTTAATTAAGAGCATTGGGGCATACGCTGATCAAAGAAATGTCTCTGCTTATCTTGTTGGTGGAATTGTACGAGATTTAATTTTAGGAAAAGAAAATCTTGATATTGATATTGTTTTAGAAGTGAATGCGATCGATTTTGCAAAAACTTTTGCCAAGGAAAACGGTTTTTCTTTTGTTGCGCATTCAAAATTCATGACCGCATCAATGCATCAAGAAAATAATATTCGAATTGATTTTACAACGGCTCGCAAAGAGAGCTATTCTTCCTCTGGTGCACTTCCAGATGTTTCGCCGGCAACAATTCAAGCAGATCTTTTTCGAAGAGATTTTACCATGAACGCTATTGCTGTTTCTATTAATAAGGGCAAATTTGGCGAAATTGTTGATTTTTATGATGGTCAAGGTGATTTAGAGCAAAGGAAAATTAGAGTATTTCACGATAAGAGTTTTATTGACGACCCAACTCGAATTTTAAGAGCGATTCGTTTTGAGCAGCGTTTTGATTTTGAATTAGACGTAGATACAATGAATATTTTGAAAGATACTCTTGAGCAAGATATTATTTATAACGTGACTCTAGGGAGATATTTTGAGGAGTTTAAGAAAATTTGCGAAGAACAAAGCCCTGCTAAATGTTTAAGGCGATTGTTTAGCCTTAAAATATTGCAAAAAATTTTTCCTGATTTTTCTTTGGATGAAGATCGATTGAAGCTAATTGAATCAATCGAAATATATTTGAGCGTCTCGAAATTAGAGAATTTTCCTGTATCCCGATGGCTTGTCTATTTTATGGCATTTGTTGATGATCTTTCGCTGAAGGATACAAAAAATTTATTAGACAAATTCTTGATTCCAAAAAAGGATCAGAAGAAAATTATTTCACTAAAGACGCAGCGTGAAATTATCGAGCGATTGTGCTATGAAAAAATGAGGCCAAGTCAAATTCAAAAGGTTTTAAGTGATCTAAGTAACGAAGAGATTATCTTTTTTTCTTGTAGAAATAATAATCCATCTGTTAGTAAGTGTATTGACAATTTTCTAGATCACTATCGATGGGCGACACTATCGATAAGTGGTGAGGATTTAAAGGAAATTGGTTTTAAAGATGGCAAAAGGATTGGAGTTATTCTAGAGTATTTATTGGCTAAGAAAATCGATGGTAAAATTAAAACAAAGAAAGATGAGCTTCGAGAAGCGGAAAAGGAATTTTACACTCGTAGCTTGTGA
- the rbfA gene encoding 30S ribosome-binding factor RbfA → MERIDRVNQMIKREVSNIIQRELEDPRLHLVSISRIEVSKDLHHAKVYFTVLGEEERIEKAQSAFDSARSLIRKRVAQRVRLKFIPELDFYYDKSLEFNIELTKEAERLNDEH, encoded by the coding sequence ATGGAACGAATTGATCGTGTTAATCAAATGATTAAAAGGGAAGTTTCTAACATTATTCAGCGTGAACTAGAAGATCCTAGGTTGCATCTTGTTTCGATTAGCCGAATCGAGGTTAGCAAAGATTTGCATCATGCGAAGGTATATTTTACTGTTTTAGGTGAAGAAGAAAGAATTGAGAAGGCGCAAAGTGCTTTTGATAGTGCACGCAGCCTTATTCGAAAGCGCGTTGCGCAAAGGGTTCGTTTAAAATTTATTCCGGAATTAGATTTTTATTATGATAAATCGTTAGAATTTAACATTGAACTTACGAAGGAAGCGGAAAGGTTAAACGATGAACATTAA